A DNA window from Phaeobacter sp. A36a-5a contains the following coding sequences:
- a CDS encoding flavin reductase family protein, translating to MFYRPESGHGLPHNPFNAIVTPRPIGWISTRAADGTNNLAPYSFFNAVAYEPPQVMFASTSAKDDQDGTKDSVANIAETGVFCVNVVSYALRDAMNASSAALPKGVDEFAHAGLEMAACETIPCGRVAAAPAALECRLTQIVTLPGTANKVVFGEVVGVHLDDSCLIDGTFDVTRFQPLARLGYRDYSVVRDLFSLTRPDE from the coding sequence ATGTTCTACCGACCCGAGAGCGGCCACGGGCTGCCGCACAACCCGTTCAACGCCATTGTCACCCCGCGCCCCATTGGCTGGATTTCCACCCGTGCGGCCGATGGCACCAACAATCTGGCGCCCTATTCCTTCTTCAATGCCGTCGCCTATGAACCGCCGCAGGTGATGTTTGCCTCCACCTCGGCCAAGGACGATCAGGACGGCACCAAGGACAGCGTGGCCAATATCGCCGAAACCGGCGTGTTCTGCGTCAATGTTGTCTCCTACGCGCTGCGGGATGCAATGAACGCCAGTTCCGCAGCCCTGCCGAAGGGGGTGGATGAATTTGCCCACGCGGGTCTGGAGATGGCCGCCTGCGAAACCATTCCCTGCGGTCGTGTCGCCGCCGCCCCGGCTGCGCTGGAATGCCGCCTGACGCAGATCGTGACCCTTCCCGGCACCGCCAACAAGGTGGTCTTTGGTGAGGTGGTCGGCGTCCATCTCGACGACAGCTGCCTGATCGACGGGACTTTCGATGTGACCCGCTTCCAGCCGCTGGCGCGCCTTGGCTACCGTGACTACTCTGTGGTGCGGGATCTGTTTTCCCTCACCCGCCCGGATGAATGA
- a CDS encoding GNAT family N-acetyltransferase has translation MIELKAEQPEDRWEVEALYDLCFAPGREALSSYRLRDDVPPVSGLSQVARDQGGILAGAIRFWPVRIGEAGLPALLLGPVAVHPTHQGEGLGGALIRDSLAKAEERGWSRVLLVGDAPYYRRFGFSLLPAVEMPPPTNPERVLGLDLAAGGWADVRGRVLRWSGPQIPG, from the coding sequence GTGATTGAGTTGAAGGCAGAGCAGCCCGAGGACCGCTGGGAGGTCGAGGCGCTATATGACCTGTGCTTTGCGCCCGGTCGCGAGGCGCTGTCGTCCTATCGTTTGCGCGACGACGTGCCGCCGGTCAGCGGGCTGAGCCAGGTGGCGCGCGATCAGGGCGGTATTCTGGCCGGGGCGATCCGCTTCTGGCCGGTGCGGATTGGTGAGGCGGGCCTGCCGGCGCTGCTGCTGGGGCCGGTGGCGGTTCACCCGACCCATCAGGGCGAGGGGCTGGGCGGCGCCCTGATCCGCGACAGTCTGGCCAAGGCGGAGGAGCGCGGCTGGAGCAGGGTGCTGCTGGTGGGCGATGCGCCGTATTACCGGCGCTTTGGGTTTTCGCTGCTGCCCGCGGTCGAGATGCCGCCGCCGACCAACCCGGAGCGGGTTCTGGGTCTGGATCTGGCGGCTGGCGGCTGGGCCGATGTGCGCGGCAGGGTTCTGCGCTGGAGCGGGCCGCAGATCCCCGGCTGA
- a CDS encoding EcsC family protein: MTEILTPDTALTTPLDAAAVEAELEALAKRYRAAGGLGIQILNLLGGSVDGLLDKLPAPVRSRLNGATEQALQLAMQGASGSRRVVPDQPAAVNRAVSAAMGAAGGMGGLPGALVELPATTAFLLRSIQGVAAEEGFDPEAEGVRFDCIRVFAAAGPLAADDGADLGFLSLRLGLTGGAVQKLIAQVAPRFSMVLGQKLAAQTLPVLGAVAGATTNFVYSGYYQEMARVHFGLRRLAVAADQPHETLVARLQDRLLAPR, translated from the coding sequence ATGACCGAGATCCTGACCCCTGATACTGCCCTGACCACGCCGCTGGACGCTGCTGCGGTGGAGGCGGAGCTGGAGGCGCTTGCCAAGCGTTACCGCGCCGCCGGTGGGCTGGGCATCCAGATCCTGAACCTGCTGGGCGGCTCGGTTGACGGGCTACTGGACAAATTGCCTGCGCCGGTGCGGAGCCGGTTGAACGGCGCCACCGAGCAGGCGTTGCAACTGGCGATGCAGGGGGCCAGCGGATCGCGCCGGGTGGTGCCGGATCAGCCGGCGGCGGTCAACCGCGCGGTCAGCGCCGCGATGGGCGCGGCGGGTGGCATGGGCGGTTTGCCCGGAGCATTGGTCGAGCTGCCCGCAACCACGGCCTTCCTGCTGCGCAGTATTCAGGGGGTAGCGGCCGAAGAAGGCTTTGATCCGGAGGCCGAGGGCGTGCGCTTTGACTGTATCCGGGTGTTCGCTGCTGCTGGTCCGCTGGCGGCGGATGATGGCGCGGATCTGGGGTTCCTGTCACTGCGGCTGGGGCTGACCGGGGGGGCGGTGCAGAAACTGATCGCGCAGGTGGCACCCCGTTTCAGCATGGTTTTGGGCCAGAAGCTGGCCGCGCAGACACTGCCGGTGCTGGGGGCCGTGGCCGGGGCCACGACCAATTTCGTCTATTCGGGCTATTATCAGGAAATGGCGCGGGTCCATTTTGGTCTGCGTCGTCTGGCGGTGGCGGCGGATCAGCCACATGAGACATTGGTTGCGCGCCTGCAGGACCGGTTGCTGGCACCACGGTAG
- a CDS encoding DUF1178 family protein: MIQYALKCAEGHSFDSWFQSAAAFDKLAAAGMVACAQCGSSQVEKAIMAPRVRPGRTAVSPVGEAELRAAAGAVAPQQPAPQAAGAPGALRAVPPGAGALSTPSGELEAAVAELRRKVEKNSDYVGKDFANEARAMHLGDAPERAIHGEARPEEARALIEEGVPVLPLPFLPNRKTN, translated from the coding sequence ATGATACAATACGCTCTGAAATGTGCTGAAGGACACAGTTTTGACAGCTGGTTCCAGTCGGCAGCCGCTTTTGACAAGCTGGCAGCGGCGGGGATGGTGGCCTGTGCGCAATGTGGATCCAGTCAGGTGGAAAAGGCAATCATGGCGCCCCGCGTGCGCCCCGGCCGTACGGCGGTTTCGCCGGTCGGTGAGGCAGAGCTGCGTGCCGCTGCGGGGGCTGTCGCGCCGCAGCAACCTGCACCACAGGCGGCTGGAGCGCCGGGCGCGCTGCGGGCGGTTCCACCCGGTGCGGGGGCGCTGAGCACCCCATCGGGAGAGCTGGAGGCTGCGGTGGCGGAGCTGCGGCGCAAGGTTGAGAAGAATTCAGATTACGTCGGTAAGGATTTTGCCAATGAGGCGCGCGCCATGCACCTTGGTGATGCGCCGGAGCGGGCGATCCACGGTGAGGCCCGGCCGGAAGAGGCGCGGGCGCTGATCGAGGAGGGCGTGCCGGTGCTGCCGCTGCCCTTCCTGCCCAATAGAAAAACCAATTGA
- a CDS encoding SDR family oxidoreductase produces MHVVVTGTSRGIGRELVAKLREDGHEVTGTSRDHSSGVRLDVTDPGQQARFAAQLKGRPVDLLVCNAGVYLDKSMALEDYSAEVWGKTLAANVTGVFLTVQALLPNLRLAADPKIAIISSQMASHARAPGGSYAYRASKAAALNIGRNLATDLLPEGIAVGIYHPGWVRTDMGGEEGDISVQESVAGLLHEFDVLSTETTGCFHTWDGRIHAY; encoded by the coding sequence ATGCATGTCGTCGTGACAGGAACCAGCCGGGGCATTGGCCGCGAATTGGTCGCGAAGCTGCGGGAGGATGGTCACGAGGTGACGGGCACGTCGCGCGATCATTCCTCCGGTGTGCGGCTGGATGTGACCGATCCCGGCCAGCAAGCGCGGTTTGCCGCCCAGCTGAAGGGGCGACCGGTTGACCTGCTGGTGTGCAACGCAGGTGTCTATCTCGATAAATCAATGGCGCTGGAGGATTACTCTGCCGAGGTCTGGGGCAAGACGCTGGCCGCCAATGTCACCGGGGTCTTTTTGACGGTGCAGGCGCTGTTGCCGAACCTGCGGCTGGCGGCGGATCCGAAGATCGCGATCATTTCGTCACAGATGGCGAGCCATGCCCGTGCGCCCGGCGGCAGCTATGCCTATCGCGCGTCAAAGGCGGCAGCGCTCAATATCGGGCGCAATCTGGCGACGGATCTGCTGCCGGAGGGCATCGCCGTCGGGATCTATCATCCGGGCTGGGTGCGGACGGATATGGGCGGCGAAGAGGGCGACATCTCGGTGCAGGAATCCGTCGCCGGGCTGCTGCATGAGTTTGACGTGCTGAGCACGGAAACCACGGGCTGTTTTCACACCTGGGATGGCCGCATCCACGCCTATTGA
- a CDS encoding serine protease yields the protein MKSLIATLALSLMALASAFTGVATAQTGTQQSAQETVWIQVAARASLREAQAEAQEFAARLPDVSGFSLGGGWYGILLGPYTRSDADRVLQVYRAERQIPRDSFIALSSNLGNQFYPTAATANTEPQATVESPVLEPIDPAVVTQAPAEPVETVLPDETPAEARRSESRLTREERMDLQTALKAAGFYTSTIDGAFGRGTRGSMSDWQSARGYAPTGVLTTAQRQALMDEYNAPLISVGMAPLTDTKAGISMQVPAGEVTFDRYESPFALFKSSGDLGAQLLLISQPGDRRTLYGLYDIMQTLEIVPLDGPRQRSGDSFTLEGRGNGIVSYTEARLANGEIKGFTLVWPTGDDERRARVLAAMSASFERIDGVLDPAAGADAPQNVDLISGLDVRKPRLSRSGFYVDAKGSVATTADVVAGCTRVTLDHDYQAEVAYTDTATGIAVLRPVEALAPMAVAKLASASARLQSDIAVSGFSYEGVLGAPSLSWGSLQDVKDLSGNPGVSRLQLSSQPGDAGGPVLTTDGAVQGMLLSQTKGATQLPEGVSFAANADTLRAALSSAGVTASDASAEATALPVGALTRQASGMTVLVSCWD from the coding sequence ATGAAGAGTTTGATTGCTACGCTGGCACTGTCCCTGATGGCGCTGGCATCCGCCTTTACAGGTGTTGCCACCGCCCAGACCGGCACCCAACAATCCGCGCAGGAGACGGTCTGGATCCAGGTTGCCGCCCGCGCCTCCCTGCGCGAAGCCCAGGCCGAAGCGCAGGAATTTGCCGCGCGGCTGCCCGATGTCTCCGGCTTCTCGCTTGGCGGTGGCTGGTATGGCATTCTGCTTGGCCCCTATACCCGCAGCGATGCCGACCGGGTGCTTCAGGTCTACCGCGCCGAACGGCAGATCCCGCGCGACAGCTTCATCGCGTTAAGCAGCAACCTCGGCAATCAGTTCTACCCGACAGCCGCCACCGCCAATACCGAACCGCAGGCCACCGTCGAAAGCCCGGTTCTGGAGCCGATCGACCCCGCAGTGGTGACCCAGGCCCCGGCGGAACCGGTCGAAACCGTGCTCCCCGATGAGACCCCGGCTGAGGCGCGCCGCAGCGAATCCCGTCTCACCCGCGAAGAACGCATGGATCTGCAAACCGCGCTCAAGGCCGCCGGTTTCTATACTTCCACCATCGACGGCGCCTTTGGTCGCGGCACGCGTGGCTCCATGTCGGACTGGCAGTCGGCCCGCGGCTACGCGCCCACCGGTGTGCTGACCACCGCCCAGCGTCAGGCGCTGATGGATGAATATAACGCGCCGCTGATTTCGGTTGGCATGGCCCCCCTCACCGATACCAAAGCCGGGATTTCGATGCAGGTCCCCGCAGGTGAAGTGACCTTCGATCGCTACGAATCTCCCTTTGCCCTGTTCAAGAGCAGCGGCGATCTCGGCGCGCAGCTGCTGCTGATCAGCCAGCCAGGTGACCGGCGCACGCTCTACGGTCTCTACGACATCATGCAAACGCTGGAGATCGTCCCTCTGGACGGTCCGCGCCAGCGCAGCGGCGACAGTTTCACCCTGGAAGGCCGCGGCAATGGCATCGTCTCCTATACCGAGGCCCGGCTCGCCAATGGCGAAATCAAGGGCTTCACGCTGGTCTGGCCGACCGGTGACGACGAGCGGCGCGCCCGCGTGCTGGCAGCGATGTCGGCCAGCTTCGAACGCATCGACGGCGTTCTGGATCCCGCCGCCGGTGCCGATGCCCCGCAGAATGTCGATCTGATCTCGGGCCTTGACGTGCGCAAGCCGCGCCTGTCGCGCTCCGGCTTCTATGTCGATGCCAAGGGCAGCGTGGCGACCACCGCCGATGTGGTTGCAGGCTGCACCCGGGTGACACTGGATCACGACTACCAGGCCGAGGTCGCCTATACCGACACCGCCACCGGCATCGCCGTGCTGCGCCCGGTTGAGGCGCTGGCCCCGATGGCCGTCGCCAAACTGGCCAGCGCCTCCGCCCGGCTTCAGTCCGATATCGCGGTTTCCGGCTTCTCTTACGAGGGCGTCCTCGGCGCCCCCAGCCTCAGCTGGGGCAGCTTGCAGGATGTAAAGGATCTGTCCGGCAACCCCGGTGTCTCGCGTCTGCAACTCAGCAGCCAGCCGGGCGATGCGGGCGGCCCGGTGCTGACCACCGATGGCGCCGTGCAGGGCATGTTGCTGAGCCAGACCAAAGGCGCCACCCAGCTGCCAGAAGGGGTCAGTTTTGCGGCAAATGCCGATACCCTGCGCGCCGCCCTGAGCAGCGCCGGGGTCACCGCCTCTGACGCCAGCGCTGAGGCAACCGCCTTGCCGGTCGGGGCGCTGACCCGTCAGGCCAGCGGCATGACCGTTCTGGTCAGCTGCTGGGACTGA